In one Alnus glutinosa chromosome 12, dhAlnGlut1.1, whole genome shotgun sequence genomic region, the following are encoded:
- the LOC133851692 gene encoding protein LIGHT-DEPENDENT SHORT HYPOCOTYLS 1-like, translating to MDLVSAQPNKAPTTYDITPIIPNTTPPATPSTATLSPSSTSSSATTPSRYENQKRRDWNTFCQYLRNHKPPLSLPMCSGAHVLEFLRYLDQFGKTKVHNQTCPFFGLPNPPAPCPCPLRQAWGSLDALIGRLRAAYEEHGGRPEANPFGARAVRLFLREVRDFQAKARGVSYDKKRKRPKPKAVAPPPNNNAN from the coding sequence ATGGATTTAGTTTCTGCGCAACCAAACAAAGCCCCCACCACCTATGACATCACCCCGATAATACCCAACACTACCCCTCCCGCCACTCCGTCGACAGCCACGTTATCGCCGTCTTCTACTTCTAGTAGTGCTACTACTCCGAGCCGGTATGAGAACCAGAAGCGGCGAGACTGGAACACCTTCTGCCAGTACCTGAGAAACCACAAGCCTCCTCTCTCGCTTCCCATGTGTAGTGGCGCTCACGTGCTTGAATTCCTCCGCTACCTGGACCAGTTTGGGAAGACCAAAGTCCACAACCAGACCTGCCCCTTCTTCGGCCTTCCGAACCCTCCGGCTCCTTGCCCGTGCCCGCTCCGGCAGGCGTGGGGCAGCCTCGACGCGCTCATCGGCCGCCTCCGGGCCGCCTACGAGGAGCACGGCGGGAGGCCGGAAGCCAACCCGTTTGGTGCAAGAGCTGTGAGGCTGTTTTTGCGCGAGGTTCGTGATTTTCAGGCCAAAGCGAGAGGAGTCAGCTATGACAAGAAGCGCAAAAGGCCTAAGCCAAAGGCGGTGGCTCCTCCTCCAAATAATAATGCAAATTAA